From Proteus vulgaris:
CCAATCACTAAACGAACTCAACGCGATTATTCTCTCGCTTTTAAATTACAGCTTGTTGACCAAGTTGAAAAAGGCGAAATAACCTATAAACAAGCCCAAGATCACTATGGTATACAAGGATGCTCTACTGTTTTAGTTTGGCTTCGTAAGCATGGTAGGTTAGATTGGTCAAACGGTACCCCTGATACTTTTTATAGAGGTTCAGCTATGACCCAATCTTCTGAACAACAAACGCCGGAACAACGCATTAAGATCCTTGAAAAGGAACTTGAAGAAGCTCGGCTTAAATCCGATTTTTTCGAAGCTGTGGTTAAAGTCATGGATAGAGACTTTGGAGTTCGTTTGTCAAAAAAGCGCAAAGCCGAGTTATTAAAGAAAAAACGGTTAAAAACCTCACCGTAACAATTGCTTGCCGTTTTATGCAGATCAGCCGACAGGCTTATTACAAGAGGCTGGATAGAACTGAGGAACGAAAGAAAGCAGATTCGGCCATTATTGATGTTGTTAAATCTGAACGAGTCTTACAACCTCGACTGGGTGGGCGTAAATTACATTTTATTTTAAAGCAAAAACAGATGGTTATTGGTCGTGATCGGCTATTTTCTTTATTGAAAGAACATCAGTTACTGGTGCCTAATAAACGGGCTTATCATCGAACAACCTTAAGCCATCATCGTTTTCATCGGCATCCAAATTTAATTAAGTCAGGGTTTATCCCCACACAACCAGAACAGCTTTGGGTGGCAGATATTACCTATTTATCGACGCATGAAGGTGATACTTATTTAAGTTTAATTACGGATGCGTATTCACGAAAAATCGTGGGATATCATTTAGATAACAATATGAAAACAAGTTCAGTGAAGAAATCGTTGGTTCAGGCGTTAAAAAAACGGACTTCGACAACTTCGTTAATCCATCATTCAGATCGAGGGATACAGTATTGTTCTTCGGAATATCAGAAGATACATAAAGAGCATAATATTCAATGTTCTATGACTGATGGGTATGATTGTTATCAAAATGCCTTAGCAGAACGAATTAATGGAATATTAAAAATGGAGTATCTACTGATAAAACCGAGTAATCTGGAACAAGCAAGAAAATTAGTAGAAGAATCAATTCAACTCTATAATGAAAAACGGCCACACTTATCGTTAAACTATAAAACGCCCGATGAAGT
This genomic window contains:
- a CDS encoding IS3 family transposase (programmed frameshift), whose protein sequence is MKPITKRTQRDYSLAFKLQLVDQVEKGEITYKQAQDHYGIQGCSTVLVWLRKHGRLDWSNGTPDTFYRGSAMTQSSEQQTPEQRIKILEKELEEARLKSDFFEAVVKVMDRDFGGSFVKKAQSRVIKEKTVKNLTVTIACRFMQISRQAYYKRLDRTEERKKADSAIIDVVKSERVLQPRLGGRKLHFILKQKQMVIGRDRLFSLLKEHQLLVPNKRAYHRTTLSHHRFHRHPNLIKSGFIPTQPEQLWVADITYLSTHEGDTYLSLITDAYSRKIVGYHLDNNMKTSSVKKSLVQALKKRTSTTSLIHHSDRGIQYCSSEYQKIHKEHNIQCSMTDGYDCYQNALAERINGILKMEYLLIKPSNLEQARKLVEESIQLYNEKRPHLSLNYKTPDEVHRAFYA